One window from the genome of Pseudomonadota bacterium encodes:
- a CDS encoding TRAP transporter small permease, with translation MRRFWTVFDKALDIMAALAGVMLLFICAAVCYTIGMRFLFRQTTIWITQTTEYALLWIVFLATTWLLREGGHVITEIVYVHLNKKTQQYLDCIMFIIGGLACAVMVYFSVLYMYECIANGVTDVRAVTVPKWSVFCIIPIGSILLTVQFFRMAWSRFINIREGN, from the coding sequence GTGAGACGTTTCTGGACTGTTTTTGATAAAGCACTGGATATCATGGCAGCTCTGGCAGGTGTCATGCTTTTGTTTATATGCGCTGCTGTCTGCTATACCATAGGTATGCGTTTCCTCTTCAGACAGACGACTATATGGATTACGCAGACAACCGAATATGCCCTCTTGTGGATAGTATTTCTTGCAACGACCTGGCTATTACGAGAGGGAGGACACGTCATTACCGAAATCGTATACGTCCACCTCAATAAGAAAACTCAGCAGTATCTCGATTGCATCATGTTTATTATCGGCGGGCTTGCCTGTGCTGTAATGGTGTATTTCAGCGTTCTCTACATGTATGAATGTATAGCAAACGGGGTAACGGATGTGCGCGCAGTAACCGTTCCGAAATGGTCTGTGTTCTGTATCATCCCCATAGGCAGCATACTCCTTACTGTCCAGTTTTTCAGGATGGCCTGGAGCAGGTTTATCAATATCAGGGAAGGTAATTAA
- a CDS encoding thiamine pyrophosphate-dependent enzyme codes for MVIEQTEKEYMRSGHMGCPGCGVASTMRLVLKALGEKTIVVIIPSCAAVISGAYPNSVMDVPSFHSAFEIAAPTAAGIANALKMRGEEDTTVLAFAGDGGTFDIGLQSLSGAADRNDNFIYVCLDNEAYMNTGIQSSSATPENAWTMTTPAGRQGKKKQFMQIIAAHRIPYAATAAMGYPLDLMEKVKKAKDIKGTKFIHTLAPCPTGWRMPEDLTAKSTMLAVETKLFPLYEIIDGTQYRITHEPQGLPVEEYLKIQGRYRQLNEGQIQQMQKEVDESWEKLITKTKGCI; via the coding sequence ATGGTCATTGAGCAGACAGAAAAAGAATACATGCGGTCAGGGCATATGGGATGTCCGGGCTGCGGCGTGGCAAGCACCATGAGGCTTGTTTTAAAGGCACTTGGAGAGAAAACGATTGTTGTTATTATCCCCTCCTGTGCTGCCGTGATCAGCGGAGCCTACCCGAATAGCGTCATGGATGTGCCCAGTTTCCATTCGGCCTTTGAGATAGCAGCCCCTACTGCGGCAGGTATAGCAAATGCCCTGAAAATGCGGGGCGAAGAAGACACAACAGTGCTCGCATTTGCCGGTGACGGCGGAACCTTTGATATCGGGCTCCAGTCCTTATCAGGCGCTGCAGACCGGAATGACAACTTCATCTATGTCTGTCTCGACAACGAGGCATACATGAACACCGGCATCCAGTCAAGCTCTGCAACCCCTGAGAATGCCTGGACCATGACCACCCCGGCAGGACGGCAGGGAAAAAAGAAACAGTTTATGCAGATCATCGCAGCCCACAGAATACCCTACGCTGCAACTGCTGCTATGGGTTATCCCCTGGACCTTATGGAAAAGGTGAAAAAGGCAAAAGACATAAAGGGCACAAAGTTTATCCATACGCTGGCCCCGTGCCCCACAGGTTGGAGAATGCCCGAGGATCTTACCGCGAAATCAACGATGCTTGCCGTGGAGACAAAGCTATTTCCCTTATATGAGATCATTGACGGGACGCAGTACCGCATCACACATGAACCTCAAGGTCTGCCGGTGGAGGAATATCTCAAAATCCAGGGAAGATACCGCCAGTTAAACGAAGGGCAGATACAACAGATGCAGAAAGAGGTAGATGAAAGCTGGGAGAAGCTTATAACAAAAACAAAGGGGTGCATTTGA
- the porA gene encoding pyruvate ferredoxin oxidoreductase translates to MKELLTGNYAVAEAVRLARVQLVAAYPITPQTPIYEKLSEMEMEGKLKGIMMRMESEHSAMAAVVAASLTGVRTFTATASQGIALMHEMLHFASGNRVPVVMCNVNRVIAIPWAFGSDQSDSLSQRDTGWLQFYCEDAQEACDTVIQAYRIAEQILLPIMVCIDGFFTSHFLEPIEIPDQASIDAFLPPFSLPSRFDIHNPAFIANVINADHYMQYRQRTFEDMEKAKPVIKEVNREYEEIIGRGYNMIEAVNTDDAEIVLVTSGAMTSTARMAIQSLRDKGYKAGLLKMKAFRPFPTEEVQEALKNVPRVAVLDRNISIGKEGIWCQELKAALYPLERRPLITGYIAGICGADVSPDMIEGMVIDSLQRKETGELPVWVRRD, encoded by the coding sequence ATGAAAGAGCTGTTAACAGGCAATTATGCGGTAGCAGAAGCAGTCCGTCTCGCACGGGTACAACTGGTAGCAGCCTATCCTATTACCCCCCAGACCCCTATTTATGAAAAGCTCTCTGAAATGGAAATGGAAGGAAAGCTCAAAGGCATAATGATGAGGATGGAGTCGGAACACTCGGCCATGGCAGCCGTGGTAGCGGCTTCCCTTACCGGTGTGCGCACGTTTACGGCCACAGCCTCGCAGGGCATTGCCCTCATGCATGAGATGCTCCACTTTGCTTCAGGGAACAGGGTTCCTGTGGTAATGTGCAACGTGAACCGTGTAATTGCCATCCCCTGGGCATTCGGGAGCGACCAGTCCGACAGCCTATCACAGAGAGACACCGGTTGGCTGCAGTTTTACTGTGAAGATGCCCAGGAAGCCTGCGATACCGTTATCCAGGCTTACAGGATTGCTGAGCAGATTCTCCTTCCCATCATGGTCTGCATAGACGGTTTTTTTACCTCCCACTTCCTGGAACCCATCGAGATACCCGACCAGGCTTCAATCGACGCATTCCTGCCGCCCTTTTCCCTGCCTTCGCGGTTCGACATACACAACCCCGCATTTATTGCAAATGTGATAAACGCGGACCATTACATGCAATACCGGCAGCGAACCTTCGAAGACATGGAGAAGGCAAAACCGGTGATAAAAGAGGTGAACAGGGAATATGAGGAAATCATCGGTAGAGGCTACAATATGATAGAGGCTGTCAATACGGATGATGCCGAGATTGTGCTTGTTACGAGCGGGGCCATGACGAGCACGGCCCGTATGGCCATACAGTCTCTCCGGGATAAGGGTTATAAAGCCGGGCTGCTTAAGATGAAAGCCTTCAGACCTTTTCCGACCGAAGAGGTACAGGAGGCATTAAAGAACGTTCCCAGGGTGGCAGTGCTGGACCGGAATATCTCCATCGGAAAAGAGGGAATATGGTGCCAGGAATTGAAGGCTGCCCTCTATCCCCTTGAGCGCCGCCCTCTCATAACCGGTTACATTGCCGGTATCTGCGGCGCAGATGTGTCGCCGGACATGATCGAAGGCATGGTTATTGACTCTCTCCAAAGAAAAGAGACCGGAGAATTGCCTGTCTGGGTACGGAGGGATTGA